Proteins from a single region of Paenibacillus sp. BIHB 4019:
- a CDS encoding YwhD family protein → MEQQGQPEKKEKKSLALNVVSNKQHKGFGAGTIDLSQVSCVIIDAGVAYIDDGAMHAKSKVERGIKFSPNKEDTPNGRQCWIVWVAVERGENGTNYAGATACEMWIDTEARRGWKILADHVNKLDHAIKRRYNLGELGAEEKAAFRKLLIEHNEEWWTNSSDELKQALEA, encoded by the coding sequence ATGGAACAGCAAGGACAACCGGAGAAAAAAGAAAAGAAATCACTCGCGCTTAACGTCGTGAGCAACAAACAGCATAAAGGCTTTGGTGCAGGCACCATCGACCTAAGCCAAGTATCCTGCGTTATTATTGATGCGGGCGTCGCTTATATCGACGACGGCGCGATGCATGCCAAGAGCAAGGTAGAGCGCGGCATCAAGTTTTCTCCTAATAAAGAGGATACGCCTAATGGCCGCCAATGCTGGATTGTATGGGTTGCGGTAGAACGCGGAGAGAACGGCACGAACTACGCTGGCGCAACCGCTTGCGAAATGTGGATTGACACGGAAGCACGCCGCGGCTGGAAAATTCTCGCTGACCATGTCAACAAGCTTGATCATGCGATTAAGCGCCGCTACAACTTGGGCGAGCTGGGTGCGGAAGAAAAGGCTGCGTTCCGCAAGCTGTTAATCGAGCATAATGAAGAATGGTGGACCAATTCCTCT
- the motA gene encoding flagellar motor stator protein MotA: MKNSTIIGIVLAIIGIFGGMVVKGAPISSLLNPAAYMIIILGTVAAVMIAFPMSELQKTGKLFKMVFGTQNLTSREQLITQFMEWAGITRREGLLALEAKVDEIEDNFLRNGMRMIIDGNDQEFVRDVLLEDIAATEDRHKVGALIFTQAGTYAPTLGVLGAVVGLIAALSDMSDIEKLSHAIAGAFIATLLGIFTGYVLWHPFANKLKRLSKAEVQIRLMMVEGLLSIQSGVSTIAINQKLSVFLTPTEREKMREKEEGAVEQKA; the protein is encoded by the coding sequence ATGAAAAATTCAACTATTATCGGTATTGTTCTAGCTATCATAGGTATCTTTGGCGGGATGGTCGTCAAGGGAGCTCCAATTTCCAGTCTCTTGAATCCTGCTGCCTACATGATTATCATCTTGGGTACCGTCGCAGCCGTAATGATCGCTTTCCCCATGTCAGAGCTTCAAAAAACCGGCAAGCTGTTTAAAATGGTATTTGGCACACAGAATTTGACTTCACGTGAACAACTCATTACTCAATTTATGGAATGGGCTGGCATTACGCGCCGTGAAGGCCTGCTCGCTCTTGAAGCAAAAGTAGATGAAATCGAAGATAATTTCCTGCGCAACGGCATGCGGATGATTATCGACGGCAACGACCAGGAGTTCGTTCGTGACGTTCTGCTTGAGGACATCGCGGCGACGGAAGACCGCCATAAAGTCGGCGCGCTTATTTTCACCCAAGCGGGTACATACGCTCCTACACTCGGGGTACTCGGCGCCGTGGTCGGCCTGATTGCCGCCCTGTCGGATATGAGTGATATTGAGAAGCTGTCCCATGCTATCGCCGGCGCGTTCATCGCAACGCTGCTCGGTATTTTCACAGGTTATGTGTTATGGCATCCATTTGCCAACAAACTCAAGAGGCTTTCCAAAGCCGAGGTTCAAATTCGTCTCATGATGGTAGAAGGCTTGCTCTCTATCCAATCAGGCGTATCCACCATCGCAATCAACCAAAAGCTGTCGGTATTCCTGACTCCGACTGAGCGTGAGAAGATGAGGGAGAAGGAGGAAGGGGCCGTTGAGCAAAAAGCATAG
- the motB gene encoding flagellar motor protein MotB encodes MSKKHRHEEHEEHVDESWLIPYADLLTLLLALFIVLYSMNSVDVKKFEEMSNAFNIAFTGGTGLLTDPAAVTTGDQRDKQEPSPNDSTQKPAAGDDEKDDAQKRREELMKQEQEDLEKLKKQIDDYIKKNGLTSDLETKLNQSQLMITISDEALFASGSAEVKEDSRELATSIGTMLQQYPDYEIIVSGHTDNKPINTYLFRSNWDLSTSRAVRFMDILLENQQLSPTRFTASGYGENRPLASNDTEEGRAKNRRVEVSIIRNYVDLEKAQELKIKPKE; translated from the coding sequence TTGAGCAAAAAGCATAGGCACGAAGAACATGAGGAGCATGTTGACGAATCCTGGCTCATTCCTTATGCCGACTTGCTCACTCTGCTGCTGGCACTGTTTATCGTATTGTATTCAATGAACTCGGTAGACGTAAAAAAATTCGAGGAAATGAGCAACGCCTTCAATATCGCCTTCACCGGCGGTACAGGCCTGCTTACCGATCCAGCTGCGGTCACTACGGGCGATCAAAGAGACAAGCAGGAACCGTCACCTAACGATTCAACGCAAAAGCCAGCTGCTGGTGATGACGAGAAGGACGATGCACAGAAGCGCCGTGAAGAGCTGATGAAGCAGGAGCAAGAGGATCTGGAGAAGCTGAAGAAGCAAATCGATGACTATATTAAGAAAAATGGTCTCACCTCCGACCTTGAGACGAAGCTCAACCAGTCCCAGCTGATGATTACTATTAGCGACGAGGCACTGTTCGCATCTGGCAGCGCTGAAGTGAAGGAAGATTCGCGCGAGCTCGCCACTTCCATCGGCACGATGCTCCAGCAGTACCCGGATTACGAAATTATCGTATCGGGACATACGGACAACAAACCGATTAACACCTATCTCTTCAGATCGAACTGGGATTTAAGCACCTCCCGTGCTGTACGTTTTATGGACATTTTGCTTGAAAACCAACAGCTCTCGCCGACCAGATTTACCGCAAGCGGCTACGGAGAAAATCGCCCGCTTGCCAGCAACGACACCGAGGAAGGCCGAGCGAAAAATCGCCGCGTTGAAGTATCCATTATCCGCAACTATGTAGATTTGGAGAAAGCGCAGGAGCTTAAAATCAAACCAAAAGAATAA
- a CDS encoding deoxyribodipyrimidine photo-lyase, which produces MYVYIHRKDLRSNDLRSFDYLRRSGQRGFHLLIIDPALADGDRLSCHSGRTFLTQAASLLEQYKAAGEQLHVLYGDPAAITDALLQAHPIEEVVVHMDYTPYARARDHAIQQVVRAAGRRWMPLEDAPLADLEELHTFSRRSEPYKVFTPFYRMWQSFMQSHYSPAGETTLQQLNTLKNIDASMAERFSLPREHSAAPALLQLADNIQRGQSHEAGNPAALETLHAADALEQFLNRRLAGYADSRDQFAVGQTSHLARYLNTGALSARQAYEAAQQQFGAEAWIRQLAWRDFFLYQGKYNEDFYRYEQKFDLSALSDQHFEAWSEGKTGIPVIDAAMKQLNETGEMPNRLRMVAAMFLTKNLLCPFTLGEQYFRRQLADYDHTLNRGGWLWSSSLGYDAAPYFRIMNPATQSAAHDPSGTYIRRWLPELAHLPDKQIHLPQPHAIVDLKASRARAIEIYKEIV; this is translated from the coding sequence ATGTATGTATATATTCACCGCAAAGACCTGCGTTCAAACGATTTGCGCAGTTTTGATTATTTGCGCCGCTCTGGGCAGCGCGGCTTTCATCTGCTCATTATAGATCCGGCTCTGGCGGACGGCGACCGGCTCTCTTGCCACAGCGGCCGGACCTTCCTGACACAGGCCGCCTCCCTATTGGAACAATACAAGGCGGCAGGCGAGCAGCTGCATGTGCTTTACGGTGATCCCGCTGCTATTACCGATGCGCTGCTGCAAGCACATCCCATTGAAGAAGTCGTCGTCCACATGGACTATACGCCTTATGCAAGGGCACGCGACCACGCTATACAGCAGGTTGTACGCGCAGCGGGACGCCGCTGGATGCCGCTCGAAGATGCGCCGCTGGCCGATTTGGAGGAGCTCCATACATTTTCCCGGCGCAGTGAGCCTTACAAGGTATTTACGCCGTTTTACCGCATGTGGCAATCCTTTATGCAGAGCCACTATTCCCCTGCGGGCGAGACAACACTGCAGCAGCTTAATACGCTGAAAAATATAGATGCCAGCATGGCAGAGCGCTTCAGTCTGCCGCGGGAGCATTCGGCAGCACCTGCCCTTCTGCAATTAGCTGACAATATACAACGCGGGCAATCGCATGAGGCGGGCAATCCAGCTGCCTTAGAAACGCTTCATGCAGCCGACGCGCTGGAGCAGTTTCTAAATCGCCGCCTGGCTGGCTATGCTGACAGCCGCGATCAGTTTGCAGTCGGCCAGACGAGCCATTTGGCGCGTTATTTGAATACGGGAGCGCTGTCAGCACGGCAAGCCTACGAAGCGGCGCAGCAGCAGTTTGGAGCCGAGGCGTGGATTAGACAGCTGGCTTGGCGGGATTTTTTTCTATATCAAGGAAAATACAATGAGGACTTCTACCGCTATGAGCAGAAGTTTGATTTATCTGCGCTGAGCGATCAGCATTTCGAGGCATGGAGCGAAGGAAAAACGGGCATTCCTGTTATTGATGCCGCTATGAAGCAACTAAATGAAACGGGAGAAATGCCGAATCGGCTGCGGATGGTTGCCGCCATGTTTTTGACGAAAAATCTGTTATGCCCGTTTACGCTGGGCGAGCAGTATTTCCGCCGCCAGCTGGCCGATTATGATCATACGCTGAACCGAGGCGGCTGGCTTTGGAGCTCGTCGCTTGGTTACGACGCCGCGCCGTATTTTCGCATTATGAATCCGGCTACGCAGTCCGCAGCACATGATCCGAGCGGCACTTACATTAGACGCTGGCTGCCGGAGCTTGCCCATCTGCCTGATAAGCAAATCCACCTGCCGCAGCCGCATGCCATCGTTGATTTGAAAGCTTCACGCGCCCGCGCGATTGAGATTTATAAGGAGATTGTGTAA
- a CDS encoding C40 family peptidase produces MLKKVTALLVGLVLMLAFQAGSVFASSKMDGVIADLIGTPYQSGGTTTKGFDCSGFTKYVFDKMGIDLSRTSQAQSNDGSEVKKSDLIAGDLVFFNTSGKGISHVGIYVGDGKFAHASSSRGVIISKLSESYYADRYVSATRVMSQDAYDKYASEQ; encoded by the coding sequence ATTTTGAAGAAGGTTACTGCACTACTCGTTGGTCTTGTATTAATGCTTGCTTTCCAAGCAGGCAGCGTGTTCGCGAGTTCGAAGATGGATGGTGTTATCGCTGATCTGATCGGCACACCGTACCAAAGCGGCGGAACAACTACGAAAGGCTTCGACTGCTCCGGTTTTACGAAGTATGTTTTCGACAAAATGGGCATCGATCTTTCCCGTACTTCCCAAGCTCAATCGAACGATGGCAGTGAAGTGAAGAAGAGTGACCTGATCGCTGGCGATCTCGTATTCTTCAACACGAGCGGCAAAGGCATCTCCCACGTTGGTATTTACGTAGGCGATGGAAAGTTTGCACATGCTTCCTCGAGCAGAGGCGTTATTATTAGCAAACTTAGCGAGTCTTATTATGCTGATCGTTACGTATCAGCTACACGCGTTATGAGCCAAGACGCTTACGACAAGTACGCAAGCGAGCAATAG
- a CDS encoding M1 family metallopeptidase — MTPGPFKRIALIMLSAVLLGLSLHHGFGNAWLSQYTYASGATDPIGIADLTTAAVEQAAPQTAKPPAPAAPAQPDPAQIETVQTLSKRVVQYNMQVALREDIRYLDGSQTVTWTNPGKKTVSELYFHLYPNAFQSEKSTFMRESGGQLRGDKATAESQGYMKLLTLQTLEGESLLPRLHYVQPDDGNTDDYTLTKLNLPVPVAPGKSVTLSMTYEVKLPEVFARMGYSGNFVMAGQWFPKLAVYELAGTRGRTNEGWNVHQYHGDSEFYSDFGLYSAQITVPENFAVAATGIQTKEAVTQNGTSTYQFYAEDVHDFAWSASPDFIYAEDTLSGTGIPGVRIKLYLDPAHEGLKDRYMHAAKSALSKYAEWYGDYPYSTLSIIVPPKGANGAGGMEYPTLVTALAAESDNPGYSLERTVVHEIGHQYWYGMVASNEFEEAWLDEGFTSYAEDKVMENAYGVEPNLAMEASYITAPAPLKQPSWAYHNSDEYAENVYMRAKLVLVGIEKQVGAKTMSKIMRTYFQKYKFKHPTTSDFQRVVEQVTKEKWQDYFHQYVYGSLMADFSVEAIRVNEVEQDGQTEYESTVLIKRNGGQNGPIPLIFSFTDGEKISKTWDAAESHIQYKVVHAAPLAWVAVDPKNSNVLDNKHINNFMRAEVPEQSRIRWSLGLTKLIEGLLGSVGW, encoded by the coding sequence ATGACTCCAGGACCTTTCAAACGAATCGCGCTCATTATGCTCTCGGCCGTCCTGCTCGGACTGTCGCTGCATCATGGCTTCGGCAACGCTTGGCTATCCCAGTATACGTACGCCTCTGGCGCCACAGACCCGATTGGCATTGCCGATCTCACGACAGCAGCAGTAGAGCAAGCTGCTCCGCAAACGGCCAAGCCGCCTGCCCCGGCAGCGCCAGCACAGCCCGACCCTGCCCAGATTGAAACGGTACAGACGCTTAGCAAAAGAGTCGTCCAATACAACATGCAAGTGGCGCTTCGGGAGGATATCCGATATTTGGATGGCTCTCAGACCGTAACTTGGACGAACCCAGGCAAAAAAACGGTGTCCGAGCTGTATTTTCATCTGTACCCCAATGCCTTTCAGTCCGAAAAGTCGACGTTCATGCGCGAGTCTGGCGGTCAGCTGCGGGGTGACAAGGCCACGGCCGAAAGCCAAGGCTATATGAAGCTGCTTACCTTGCAAACGCTGGAGGGCGAGAGCTTGCTTCCCCGTCTGCATTATGTTCAGCCCGATGACGGAAATACAGATGACTATACGCTGACGAAGCTCAATCTTCCGGTTCCAGTCGCACCGGGCAAATCCGTAACGCTCTCCATGACCTATGAGGTCAAGCTGCCCGAGGTGTTCGCTCGCATGGGCTATTCCGGGAACTTTGTTATGGCGGGCCAGTGGTTTCCGAAGCTTGCTGTTTATGAACTGGCTGGCACACGCGGCCGAACGAATGAAGGCTGGAACGTCCACCAGTATCATGGCGATTCGGAGTTTTACAGCGATTTTGGCTTGTACAGCGCCCAGATTACAGTGCCAGAAAACTTTGCGGTCGCTGCTACCGGCATTCAGACCAAGGAAGCTGTGACGCAAAATGGCACAAGCACCTATCAGTTCTATGCCGAAGACGTGCATGACTTTGCTTGGTCAGCCTCGCCGGACTTCATATATGCGGAGGACACATTGTCAGGAACGGGTATTCCGGGTGTACGCATTAAGCTTTATTTGGACCCTGCCCACGAAGGACTGAAAGACCGCTATATGCATGCAGCAAAATCAGCGCTGTCCAAATACGCGGAGTGGTACGGCGATTATCCGTATTCGACGCTGTCCATTATCGTTCCTCCGAAGGGTGCGAATGGCGCAGGCGGCATGGAGTATCCAACGCTCGTGACCGCTTTAGCGGCTGAATCCGATAACCCTGGCTACAGCCTAGAGCGCACCGTTGTGCATGAGATTGGCCATCAGTATTGGTACGGGATGGTTGCATCGAACGAGTTCGAAGAAGCGTGGCTCGACGAAGGCTTTACTTCTTATGCCGAGGATAAGGTGATGGAGAACGCCTATGGCGTTGAGCCTAACTTGGCTATGGAAGCCAGCTATATTACGGCCCCTGCCCCATTGAAGCAGCCTTCATGGGCTTATCACAACAGCGATGAGTATGCGGAAAATGTATACATGCGCGCCAAGCTTGTGCTGGTCGGCATTGAGAAGCAGGTCGGAGCAAAGACGATGTCAAAAATTATGCGCACATATTTTCAAAAATACAAATTCAAGCATCCAACCACATCTGATTTCCAGCGTGTCGTTGAGCAGGTTACGAAGGAAAAATGGCAGGACTATTTCCACCAGTATGTATATGGCAGCCTGATGGCGGATTTTTCAGTAGAGGCTATTCGAGTGAATGAAGTGGAGCAGGATGGCCAAACGGAGTACGAGTCTACGGTGCTGATCAAGCGCAATGGCGGGCAAAATGGGCCAATCCCGCTTATATTCTCCTTTACAGACGGCGAAAAGATTTCGAAAACATGGGATGCCGCCGAGTCGCATATCCAGTATAAGGTTGTGCATGCTGCTCCGCTTGCCTGGGTGGCGGTTGACCCGAAAAACAGCAATGTGCTGGACAACAAGCATATTAACAATTTTATGCGCGCAGAAGTGCCCGAGCAGTCGCGCATTCGATGGAGCCTCGGTTTGACGAAGCTCATTGAAGGCTTGCTCGGATCCGTAGGCTGGTAG
- a CDS encoding PLP-dependent aminotransferase family protein, protein MYHDFKLIEGRPISIQVKDYMKRLMIKGALQPHQKLPSTRELSVLLGVSRNTVIAAYAELADEGRVYALQGKGNYVSEDSAGSAAPSSLSWQLPWKERLSRQALLAEELDLMKRGIRAGKSTISFTSIAPDEKLFDLDHVKQAFLGRMSVEGHVLLNYGYAKGYKPLIQYLMTYMENKGVDVQGKDMLITAGFTEGFDLVLAALRQKHGAVLCENPTHHTAIKNLKLHGFDIKGVAMEPDGIHLGELERALEERPYDCAYFVPSYHNPTGIVMSMEKRLALMQLMSRYEIPVIEDGFNEELRYSGAHVPPLIASAGSGNSVIYIGSFSKVLFPGLRVGWVLADRELIDYLESMKRARNIHTSTLDQSLLYQYLHNGNLHKYLKRARAEYKRKYELTLQACKAYVPYETLSGDGGLHLFVTFREACKVRELLEACSQQGVIFTLGHHFFTDGRGGNTLRLGFSRVADEDIVQGIRIIGDTAKQLWGLS, encoded by the coding sequence GTGTATCATGATTTCAAGCTCATAGAAGGCCGTCCAATATCGATTCAAGTGAAAGATTATATGAAGCGTTTAATGATAAAAGGCGCGCTGCAGCCCCATCAGAAGCTGCCTTCGACACGCGAGCTTAGCGTATTGCTCGGTGTGAGCCGCAATACGGTCATTGCCGCTTATGCGGAGCTGGCGGACGAGGGCCGCGTATATGCCTTGCAAGGCAAAGGCAATTATGTGTCGGAGGATTCGGCGGGCAGCGCCGCCCCGTCGTCCTTGTCTTGGCAGTTGCCGTGGAAGGAGCGTCTGAGCAGGCAGGCTTTGCTTGCGGAGGAACTGGACCTCATGAAGCGCGGCATTCGCGCAGGCAAGAGTACGATTTCTTTTACAAGCATCGCTCCGGATGAGAAGCTGTTTGATCTGGATCATGTGAAGCAGGCGTTTCTGGGCCGTATGTCGGTGGAGGGCCATGTGCTGCTGAATTATGGTTATGCCAAAGGCTATAAGCCGCTAATTCAGTATTTGATGACCTATATGGAGAACAAGGGCGTGGATGTGCAGGGCAAGGATATGCTCATCACTGCCGGCTTTACGGAAGGATTTGACCTTGTACTGGCTGCGCTCCGGCAAAAGCATGGCGCAGTCCTCTGCGAAAATCCAACCCACCATACCGCGATTAAAAATCTCAAGCTGCATGGCTTTGACATTAAAGGCGTGGCGATGGAGCCGGATGGCATTCATTTGGGGGAGCTTGAACGGGCTTTGGAGGAGCGCCCCTACGATTGTGCCTATTTTGTCCCCTCCTATCACAATCCGACAGGCATCGTCATGTCGATGGAGAAAAGGCTGGCGCTCATGCAGCTCATGAGCCGTTATGAAATTCCCGTCATTGAAGACGGATTTAATGAGGAGCTGCGCTACTCCGGAGCGCATGTGCCGCCGCTCATCGCATCGGCGGGCAGCGGCAACAGCGTCATTTATATTGGAAGCTTCTCGAAGGTGCTGTTCCCCGGCCTGCGGGTCGGGTGGGTGCTTGCAGACCGCGAGCTGATTGATTATTTGGAAAGCATGAAGCGGGCCCGCAACATTCATACCTCGACGCTTGACCAATCGCTGCTCTATCAATATTTGCATAATGGCAATCTGCACAAATATTTGAAGCGGGCGCGGGCGGAATACAAGCGTAAATACGAGCTGACGCTGCAAGCCTGCAAAGCCTATGTTCCCTATGAGACGCTGTCGGGGGATGGCGGGCTGCATCTGTTTGTGACCTTTCGGGAAGCGTGCAAGGTGCGGGAGCTTCTGGAGGCGTGCTCGCAGCAAGGGGTTATTTTTACTTTGGGCCATCATTTCTTTACGGATGGACGGGGCGGCAATACGCTGCGACTGGGGTTTTCCCGCGTGGCGGATGAGGATATTGTGCAAGGCATTCGGATTATTGGCGATACGGCAAAACAGCTGTGGGGCCTTTCATAA
- a CDS encoding GNAT family protein, which yields MDTSHARQLCDWRYEPPYGIYQWPAWEVMEQAEMEFGDPELRQRQYAAILDDRGELAGFAQFFPLGEEVLRLGLGLHPQLCSRGSGTAFVALLVEEACRRAPNSELDLEVLTWNARAIRVYEKAGFRITDTYIRPTPQGAAEFHCMVYGGGKEA from the coding sequence ATGGATACTTCCCATGCCCGGCAGTTGTGCGATTGGCGGTATGAGCCGCCTTACGGCATCTATCAATGGCCCGCATGGGAGGTTATGGAGCAAGCCGAAATGGAGTTTGGTGATCCGGAGCTGCGCCAGAGGCAATATGCGGCTATTTTAGATGACCGCGGGGAACTCGCTGGTTTTGCACAGTTTTTCCCGCTAGGGGAAGAAGTGCTGCGGCTTGGGCTGGGTCTTCACCCACAGCTTTGCAGCAGGGGCTCAGGCACCGCCTTTGTGGCGCTGCTGGTAGAGGAGGCTTGCCGCCGCGCTCCTAATAGCGAGCTGGATTTGGAGGTGCTGACCTGGAATGCACGCGCGATTCGTGTATACGAGAAGGCAGGCTTCCGTATTACCGACACGTATATCCGCCCGACACCGCAAGGCGCGGCGGAATTTCATTGTATGGTTTACGGAGGAGGGAAAGAAGCCTAG
- a CDS encoding aminotransferase class I/II-fold pyridoxal phosphate-dependent enzyme yields MVQYNVSPLVKSLPASGIRKFFDMAGQDENMISLGVGEPDFATPERVRAACIRALESGQTMYTPNAGLLELREEIARYLASSFALNYEPKDEILVTVGSSEAIDLAMRTLICPGDEVLIPVPSYIAYSPIVALQGGSIVNVETHEQEQFKLTAQSLREKITPRSKVLLINYPNNPTGAVMSYEDWLPIAELVKAHNLIVVSDEVYAELTYESQHVSIASLPGMQERTIVINGFSKAFAMTGWRIGYACGPVEIISQMLKIHQYTAMCAPIMGQIAALESLRSGLADKDAMKGAYKQRRAMFVGGLQQLGLSCHMPEGAFYAFPSIAHTGLSSEQFAFKLMKEAGVAVVPGHVFGPGGEGRIRCSYSVSSAKLSEALERMGCYMSQTRQAEPLQLQQLERVGG; encoded by the coding sequence ATGGTGCAGTATAACGTTTCACCGCTTGTAAAGAGCTTGCCCGCTTCGGGCATTCGCAAGTTTTTCGATATGGCCGGGCAGGATGAAAATATGATTTCGCTGGGCGTGGGCGAGCCGGATTTTGCAACACCGGAGCGCGTGCGCGCCGCGTGCATACGAGCGCTGGAAAGCGGTCAGACGATGTACACGCCGAATGCCGGACTTTTGGAGCTGCGCGAGGAAATCGCCCGTTATTTGGCGAGCAGCTTTGCATTAAATTATGAGCCAAAGGATGAGATTCTCGTGACGGTGGGCAGCAGCGAGGCGATTGATCTGGCGATGAGAACCTTGATTTGTCCGGGCGACGAGGTGCTGATCCCAGTTCCAAGCTATATCGCTTATTCGCCCATTGTAGCGCTGCAGGGCGGCAGTATTGTTAACGTTGAGACGCATGAGCAGGAGCAATTCAAGCTAACGGCACAATCGCTGCGGGAAAAAATCACCCCGCGCTCCAAGGTGCTGCTGATCAACTATCCGAACAATCCAACGGGTGCAGTCATGTCCTATGAGGATTGGCTCCCCATTGCCGAGCTGGTGAAGGCGCATAATCTGATCGTCGTCTCTGATGAGGTATACGCGGAGCTGACTTATGAAAGCCAGCATGTGAGCATCGCATCGCTGCCTGGCATGCAGGAGCGGACGATCGTCATAAATGGCTTCTCGAAAGCTTTTGCCATGACAGGCTGGCGTATTGGCTATGCCTGCGGCCCTGTGGAAATTATTTCGCAAATGCTGAAAATTCATCAATACACGGCAATGTGCGCGCCTATTATGGGACAGATTGCTGCTCTGGAATCGCTGCGCAGCGGATTGGCAGACAAGGATGCAATGAAGGGGGCTTACAAGCAGCGCAGGGCGATGTTCGTGGGCGGCCTGCAGCAGCTGGGGCTTTCCTGCCATATGCCGGAAGGGGCGTTTTATGCTTTTCCATCCATTGCCCATACGGGACTAAGCTCGGAGCAGTTCGCCTTCAAGCTCATGAAGGAAGCGGGAGTGGCCGTCGTGCCAGGGCATGTTTTTGGCCCGGGCGGTGAAGGGCGCATCCGCTGCTCCTATTCGGTATCATCAGCAAAGCTGTCGGAAGCTTTGGAGCGAATGGGCTGTTACATGAGCCAGACGAGGCAGGCTGAACCGTTGCAGTTGCAGCAGTTGGAGCGGGTCGGTGGCTGA
- a CDS encoding EAL domain-containing protein, translating into MKDRQTMRKIPESLGLKGEQLAAFYQPILAMDTRTIMGYEVLGRACAGERVRSLGPFFGDAAISVEDHIAVDRILREQAMRKLGAENSESLLFINLKPNWIHRYQQSGELFTLQLIDKYGIDPRRIVIEITEESFNGPMDELRSIVDLYRSRGCLIAIDDVGSGFSSTDRIAHIQPNILKIDIHMIKKSATHNGYLGALRSFSALAEQIGASLLAEGVETRQDLVRAIEAGARYVQGFFFSKAEPEFQRADRFAAALEAELAEYVQQRLRTERNWQKEAAQLAACIDKEQAFAFGREGEPGAGNGWIAGLLEELPPSCVRIYLCREDGIQLSANYCRVEAGEWERQQEYYGANWSWRPYFIPTIAQLSETQRTLVSRAYVDLDTCEWIRTVSVLAGPGLILFADMKDHEQQTDRQREDAACRTTTG; encoded by the coding sequence ATGAAGGACCGACAAACGATGCGAAAGATACCGGAATCGCTGGGCCTTAAGGGCGAGCAGCTGGCTGCCTTCTATCAGCCTATTCTGGCGATGGACACCAGAACCATTATGGGGTATGAGGTGCTGGGCAGAGCCTGTGCAGGCGAGCGCGTGCGAAGCTTGGGCCCTTTTTTTGGAGACGCCGCCATTTCGGTAGAGGATCATATTGCGGTCGATCGGATTTTGCGGGAGCAGGCGATGCGCAAGCTGGGCGCGGAAAATTCCGAATCGCTGCTGTTTATTAATTTAAAGCCGAACTGGATTCACCGCTATCAGCAATCCGGCGAGCTGTTTACGCTGCAGCTGATTGATAAATACGGGATTGATCCCCGCCGCATCGTCATCGAGATTACCGAGGAAAGCTTTAATGGCCCGATGGATGAGCTGCGCTCCATTGTGGATCTGTACCGTTCGAGAGGGTGCCTCATTGCGATTGATGATGTAGGAAGCGGATTCAGCAGTACGGATCGTATCGCCCATATTCAGCCGAATATACTGAAAATCGACATTCATATGATCAAAAAGAGCGCGACGCACAATGGCTATCTAGGCGCTCTTCGCTCCTTCTCCGCGCTAGCTGAGCAGATCGGAGCGTCGCTGCTCGCTGAAGGAGTGGAGACGCGCCAGGATTTGGTGCGTGCGATTGAAGCAGGTGCCCGCTATGTGCAGGGCTTCTTCTTCTCCAAGGCCGAGCCGGAATTTCAGCGGGCGGATCGTTTCGCCGCAGCGCTGGAGGCCGAGCTTGCGGAATATGTCCAGCAGCGCTTGCGCACCGAGAGGAATTGGCAGAAGGAAGCAGCGCAGCTTGCTGCGTGCATCGACAAGGAGCAAGCTTTCGCTTTTGGTCGAGAGGGCGAACCCGGAGCAGGCAATGGATGGATTGCCGGACTGTTGGAGGAGCTGCCGCCGAGCTGCGTTCGCATTTATTTGTGCCGGGAAGACGGCATTCAGCTATCAGCCAACTATTGCAGGGTAGAGGCTGGCGAGTGGGAGCGGCAGCAGGAATATTATGGGGCGAATTGGAGCTGGCGCCCCTACTTCATTCCTACCATTGCGCAGTTAAGCGAGACGCAGCGAACCCTTGTGTCGCGTGCCTACGTCGATTTAGATACATGTGAATGGATTCGGACCGTATCGGTCCTTGCTGGCCCCGGCCTTATTTTATTTGCAGATATGAAGGATCATGAACAGCAGACGGACCGGCAACGAGAGGATGCTGCTTGCAGAACCACGACAGGATGA